The following proteins are co-located in the Arctopsyche grandis isolate Sample6627 chromosome 3, ASM5162203v2, whole genome shotgun sequence genome:
- the su(f) gene encoding cleavage stimulation factor subunit su(f) isoform X2 yields the protein MSAMEEIVSIDWGNERLERAQRQVEVKQYDVDSWSLLVREAQSRSIPEVRSLYEALVSAFPTTGRYWKMYIEQEIKARNFERVEKLFQRCLMKILNIDLWRLYLNYVKETKATLGTYKEKMAQAYDFALEKIGMDIHAFPIWNDYLAFLKGVDAVGSYAENQKIGAVRKVYQRGVINPIIGIETLWKDYIAFEQSINPIIAERMAMERSRDYMNARRVAKELETVTRGLNRNMPATPPTLHPEELKQVELWKKYISWERSNPLRSEDTALVARRVMFAVEQCLLCLAHHPDVWYQAAQFLDQSAKLLQEKADVTTAKIFSDEAGAVLERATMAGGGLHKNMLLYFAHADFEEGRLKYDKVHQIYNKYIDITDIDPTLAYVQYMKFTRRAEGIKSARTVFKRAREDPRSRYHVYVAAALMEYYCSKDKNIAFRIFELGLKKFSHSPEYVLCYIDYLSHLNEDNNTRVLFERVLSSGNLVPENSVDIWNRFLEFESNIGDLVSIVKVEKRRSAVLEKIKEFEGRETAQLIDRYKFLDLYPCTLAELKSIGYTEVATISTRAHALGPLQALLNAAGAAGAGGSAAIAGPDTAHMLPYKPKVNALPGDHPIPGGTFPMPPGAAQLCTTLPPPSSFNGPFVAVDQLIDIFNKIQLPDQVPPPITENGCDTKLFDLARSVHWIVDDEGVTSVHRKRRRRAGDDSDDDDSMSAPPPANDIYRQRQQKKQA from the exons ATGTCCGCCATGGAGGAGATCGTGAGTATT GATTGGGGCAACGAGCGGCTGGAACGAGCGCAGCGGCAGGTGGAGGTGAAGCAGTACGACGTGGACTCGTGGTCGCTTTTGGTGCGCGAGGCGCAGTCCCGTTCCATCCCCGAGGTGCGGTCTCTCTACGAGGCGCTCGTCTCCGCTTTCCCCACCACCGGTCGCTACTGGAAGATGTACATCGAGCAGGAG ATCAAAGCGAGAAACTTCGAAAGAGTCGAAAAG TTGTTTCAACGGTGTTTGATGAAGATTCTCAATATAGATCTGTGGAGGCTCTACCTTAATTACGTGAAAGAAACCAAAGCGACGTTGGGAACTTACAA AGAAAAGATGGCTCAAGCGTACGATTTTGCTTTGGAGAAAATCGGCATGGACATTCACGCCTTTCCTATATGGAACGACTATCTGGCATTTTTGAAAGGCGTCGATGCTGTTGGATCGTATgctgaaaatcaaaagatcggTGCCGTGCGCAAG GTGTATCAAAGAGGAGTCATAAACCCGATAATCGGAATCGAAACTCTTTGGAAAGACTACATAGCGTTCGAACAGAGCATTAACCCCATAATAGCCGAAAGAATGGCTATGGAACGTTCTCGAGATTACATGAATGCGCGCCGGGTGGCCAAAGAATTGGAAACGGTCACTCGAGGACTCAACAGAAATATGCCAGCGACTCCTCCGACTCTACATCCTGAAGAATTGAAAcaa GTCGAGCTatggaaaaaatacatatcttGGGAGCGAAGTAATCCTCTAAGATCCGAAGACACAGCTTTAGTCGCACGACGGGTGATGTTCGCCGTCGAGCAATGTCTCCTGTGTCTGGCACATCATCCGGACGTGTGGTATCAAGCCGCCCAGTTTCTGGATCAATCGGCTAAACTATTACAAGAGAAAGCC GATGTGACAACGGCCAAGATATTCTCCGATGAAGCTGGTGCCGTTTTGGAACGCGCCACAATGGCCGGTGGCGGTTTGCATAAAAACATGCTGTTGTATTTCGCTCACGCCGACTTCGAAGAAGGACGACTCAAGTACGATAAAGTGCATCAGATCTACAACAAATACATTGATATAACCGATATAGACCCCACATTG GCGTACGTTCAGTATATGAAGTTCACGAGGAGAGCCGAAGGCATCAAATCGGCGAGAACTGTCTTTAAAAGGGCTCGTGAAGATCCAAG ATCTCGCTATCACGTGTATGTAGCGGCTGCATTGATGGAGTACTATTGTTCGAAAGACAAAAACATAGCTTTCAGAATATTTGAATTGGGACTCAAGAAGTTTTCGCACAGTCCCGAATACGTTCTATGCTACATCGACTATCTATCTCATCTGAACG AGGATAATAACACACGTGTACTCTTTGAACGTGTCTTATCATCTGGCAATCTCGTGCCCGAGAACTCTGTAGACATATGGAACAGATTTTTAGAATTTGAATCGAATATTGGAGACCTCGTCAGCATTGTTAAAGTGGAGAAGAGAAGATCGGCCGTCTTAGAAAAA ATAAAAGAATTCGAAGGTAGAGAAACGGCACAGTTGATCGACAGGTACAAATTCTTGGACTTGTATCCTTGCACGTTGGCCGAATTAAAATCCATCGGATATACCGAG GTCGCAACTATATCGACACGAGCTCACGCTTTGGGTCCGTTACAAGCTTTGCTCAACGCAGCTGGAGCTGCGGGAGCTGGAGGATCGGCCGCCATCGCCGGCCCCGACACGGCTCATATGCTTCCATACAAACCAAAAGTTAACGCACTTCCCGGTGATCATCCCATTCCAG gtGGTACTTTTCCGATGCCTCCTGGAGCTGCTCAACTCTGCACCACTTTACCGCCACCGTCTTCGTTCAATGGCCCGTTTGTAGCTGTCGATCAGCTTATTGATATATTCAACAAAATTCAACTACCAGATCAAG ttCCACCGCCCATTACTGAAAACGGCTGCGATACTAAATTATTTGACCTGGCGAGATCTGTACATTGGATTGTTGATGATGAAGGTGTGACTTCAGTCCATAGAAAG AGGCGTCGACGAGCCGGTGACGATTCCGATGATGATGATTCTATGAGCGCTCCACCTCCCGCCAACGATATTTACCGACAGCGACAGCAAAAGAAGCAAGCTTGA
- the su(f) gene encoding cleavage stimulation factor subunit su(f) isoform X1: MSAMEEIDWGNERLERAQRQVEVKQYDVDSWSLLVREAQSRSIPEVRSLYEALVSAFPTTGRYWKMYIEQEIKARNFERVEKLFQRCLMKILNIDLWRLYLNYVKETKATLGTYKEKMAQAYDFALEKIGMDIHAFPIWNDYLAFLKGVDAVGSYAENQKIGAVRKVYQRGVINPIIGIETLWKDYIAFEQSINPIIAERMAMERSRDYMNARRVAKELETVTRGLNRNMPATPPTLHPEELKQVELWKKYISWERSNPLRSEDTALVARRVMFAVEQCLLCLAHHPDVWYQAAQFLDQSAKLLQEKADVTTAKIFSDEAGAVLERATMAGGGLHKNMLLYFAHADFEEGRLKYDKVHQIYNKYIDITDIDPTLAYVQYMKFTRRAEGIKSARTVFKRAREDPRSRYHVYVAAALMEYYCSKDKNIAFRIFELGLKKFSHSPEYVLCYIDYLSHLNEDNNTRVLFERVLSSGNLVPENSVDIWNRFLEFESNIGDLVSIVKVEKRRSAVLEKIKEFEGRETAQLIDRYKFLDLYPCTLAELKSIGYTEVATISTRAHALGPLQALLNAAGAAGAGGSAAIAGPDTAHMLPYKPKVNALPGDHPIPGGTFPMPPGAAQLCTTLPPPSSFNGPFVAVDQLIDIFNKIQLPDQVPPPITENGCDTKLFDLARSVHWIVDDEGVTSVHRKRRRRAGDDSDDDDSMSAPPPANDIYRQRQQKKQA; encoded by the exons ATGTCCGCCATGGAGGAGATC GATTGGGGCAACGAGCGGCTGGAACGAGCGCAGCGGCAGGTGGAGGTGAAGCAGTACGACGTGGACTCGTGGTCGCTTTTGGTGCGCGAGGCGCAGTCCCGTTCCATCCCCGAGGTGCGGTCTCTCTACGAGGCGCTCGTCTCCGCTTTCCCCACCACCGGTCGCTACTGGAAGATGTACATCGAGCAGGAG ATCAAAGCGAGAAACTTCGAAAGAGTCGAAAAG TTGTTTCAACGGTGTTTGATGAAGATTCTCAATATAGATCTGTGGAGGCTCTACCTTAATTACGTGAAAGAAACCAAAGCGACGTTGGGAACTTACAA AGAAAAGATGGCTCAAGCGTACGATTTTGCTTTGGAGAAAATCGGCATGGACATTCACGCCTTTCCTATATGGAACGACTATCTGGCATTTTTGAAAGGCGTCGATGCTGTTGGATCGTATgctgaaaatcaaaagatcggTGCCGTGCGCAAG GTGTATCAAAGAGGAGTCATAAACCCGATAATCGGAATCGAAACTCTTTGGAAAGACTACATAGCGTTCGAACAGAGCATTAACCCCATAATAGCCGAAAGAATGGCTATGGAACGTTCTCGAGATTACATGAATGCGCGCCGGGTGGCCAAAGAATTGGAAACGGTCACTCGAGGACTCAACAGAAATATGCCAGCGACTCCTCCGACTCTACATCCTGAAGAATTGAAAcaa GTCGAGCTatggaaaaaatacatatcttGGGAGCGAAGTAATCCTCTAAGATCCGAAGACACAGCTTTAGTCGCACGACGGGTGATGTTCGCCGTCGAGCAATGTCTCCTGTGTCTGGCACATCATCCGGACGTGTGGTATCAAGCCGCCCAGTTTCTGGATCAATCGGCTAAACTATTACAAGAGAAAGCC GATGTGACAACGGCCAAGATATTCTCCGATGAAGCTGGTGCCGTTTTGGAACGCGCCACAATGGCCGGTGGCGGTTTGCATAAAAACATGCTGTTGTATTTCGCTCACGCCGACTTCGAAGAAGGACGACTCAAGTACGATAAAGTGCATCAGATCTACAACAAATACATTGATATAACCGATATAGACCCCACATTG GCGTACGTTCAGTATATGAAGTTCACGAGGAGAGCCGAAGGCATCAAATCGGCGAGAACTGTCTTTAAAAGGGCTCGTGAAGATCCAAG ATCTCGCTATCACGTGTATGTAGCGGCTGCATTGATGGAGTACTATTGTTCGAAAGACAAAAACATAGCTTTCAGAATATTTGAATTGGGACTCAAGAAGTTTTCGCACAGTCCCGAATACGTTCTATGCTACATCGACTATCTATCTCATCTGAACG AGGATAATAACACACGTGTACTCTTTGAACGTGTCTTATCATCTGGCAATCTCGTGCCCGAGAACTCTGTAGACATATGGAACAGATTTTTAGAATTTGAATCGAATATTGGAGACCTCGTCAGCATTGTTAAAGTGGAGAAGAGAAGATCGGCCGTCTTAGAAAAA ATAAAAGAATTCGAAGGTAGAGAAACGGCACAGTTGATCGACAGGTACAAATTCTTGGACTTGTATCCTTGCACGTTGGCCGAATTAAAATCCATCGGATATACCGAG GTCGCAACTATATCGACACGAGCTCACGCTTTGGGTCCGTTACAAGCTTTGCTCAACGCAGCTGGAGCTGCGGGAGCTGGAGGATCGGCCGCCATCGCCGGCCCCGACACGGCTCATATGCTTCCATACAAACCAAAAGTTAACGCACTTCCCGGTGATCATCCCATTCCAG gtGGTACTTTTCCGATGCCTCCTGGAGCTGCTCAACTCTGCACCACTTTACCGCCACCGTCTTCGTTCAATGGCCCGTTTGTAGCTGTCGATCAGCTTATTGATATATTCAACAAAATTCAACTACCAGATCAAG ttCCACCGCCCATTACTGAAAACGGCTGCGATACTAAATTATTTGACCTGGCGAGATCTGTACATTGGATTGTTGATGATGAAGGTGTGACTTCAGTCCATAGAAAG AGGCGTCGACGAGCCGGTGACGATTCCGATGATGATGATTCTATGAGCGCTCCACCTCCCGCCAACGATATTTACCGACAGCGACAGCAAAAGAAGCAAGCTTGA